In Pseudomonadota bacterium, a genomic segment contains:
- the guaA gene encoding glutamine-hydrolyzing GMP synthase has product MDPNRILILDFGSQYTQLIARRIREQRVYCEIWPCTRTAEEVRAFAPRGIVLSGSPSSVTDPASPRLDGSLLALGVPVLGICYGMQSMARALGGRVAGSQRREYGHAVIQAEESHPFLEGVRSWPMPVWMSHGDKVEELPPGFRAIARSANTPFAAMADGSDRLIGVQFHPEVAHTPEGAILLRNFVIGICGCEPTWTMESFVESQVRDIRERVGNDRVILGLSGGVDSSVAAALLHRAIGDRLFCIFVDNGLLRKGEAEKVERLFRGSFKINLDVAPAEGRFLERLAGLEEPEAKRKAIGAEFVSVFEEEARRIEGVRFLAQGTLYPDVIESVSFKGPSAVIKSHHNVGGLPERMGLELIEPFRELFKDEVREVGRRLGLPEEIVMRQPFPGPGLAVRIVGEVTRERISLLRDADEILMQEIKGAGRYGSLWQSFCVLLPVKSVGVMGDERTYENVVALRAVESTDGMTADWARLPHELLGRISNRIINEVRGINRVVYDISSKPPATIEWE; this is encoded by the coding sequence ATGGATCCCAACAGAATCCTCATACTGGATTTCGGCTCGCAGTACACGCAGCTGATCGCGCGGCGGATCCGCGAGCAGCGGGTCTACTGCGAGATATGGCCCTGCACCCGGACGGCGGAGGAGGTGCGCGCCTTCGCGCCCAGGGGCATAGTCCTCTCCGGCTCCCCGTCGTCGGTCACCGATCCCGCCTCCCCGAGGCTCGACGGCTCGCTGCTGGCCCTCGGCGTGCCGGTGCTCGGCATCTGCTACGGCATGCAGTCCATGGCCCGGGCGCTCGGCGGCAGGGTGGCCGGCTCGCAGAGGCGCGAGTACGGCCATGCGGTGATCCAGGCGGAGGAGTCGCACCCGTTCCTCGAGGGGGTGAGATCCTGGCCCATGCCGGTGTGGATGAGCCACGGCGACAAGGTCGAGGAGCTCCCGCCGGGCTTCAGGGCCATCGCGCGGAGCGCCAACACCCCCTTCGCAGCGATGGCCGACGGGTCGGACCGGCTGATCGGGGTGCAGTTCCACCCCGAGGTCGCGCACACGCCCGAGGGGGCGATACTGCTCAGGAACTTCGTGATCGGCATCTGCGGGTGCGAGCCCACCTGGACCATGGAGTCGTTCGTCGAATCCCAGGTGCGCGACATCCGCGAGCGGGTGGGGAACGACAGGGTCATCCTCGGCCTCTCCGGCGGGGTGGACTCCTCTGTGGCGGCTGCGCTCCTGCACAGGGCGATAGGGGATCGGCTCTTCTGCATATTCGTGGACAACGGGCTGCTCCGGAAGGGCGAGGCGGAGAAGGTCGAGCGCCTGTTCCGAGGCTCGTTCAAAATCAACCTCGACGTCGCGCCCGCGGAGGGGCGCTTCCTCGAGAGGCTCGCCGGCCTCGAGGAGCCGGAGGCGAAGCGCAAGGCGATAGGCGCCGAGTTCGTGTCCGTGTTCGAGGAGGAGGCGCGCAGGATCGAGGGGGTGCGTTTCCTCGCCCAGGGGACCCTCTATCCGGACGTCATTGAGTCGGTCTCGTTCAAGGGGCCGTCGGCGGTGATAAAGAGCCACCACAACGTGGGGGGGCTGCCGGAGAGGATGGGGCTTGAGCTCATCGAGCCGTTCAGGGAGCTCTTCAAGGACGAGGTCCGCGAGGTGGGGCGCAGGCTCGGCCTGCCCGAGGAGATCGTCATGCGCCAGCCTTTCCCGGGGCCGGGGCTCGCGGTGCGCATCGTGGGCGAGGTCACGCGGGAGAGGATCTCCCTTCTGCGCGACGCGGACGAGATACTCATGCAGGAGATAAAGGGGGCGGGACGCTACGGCTCGCTCTGGCAGTCGTTCTGCGTGCTTCTGCCGGTCAAGTCGGTGGGGGTCATGGGCGACGAGCGGACCTACGAGAACGTGGTGGCGCTCAGGGCGGTCGAGTCCACCGACGGCATGACCGCCGACTGGGCGAGGCTCCCGCACGAGCTGCTCGGCCGCATATCCAACCGGATCATCAACGAGGTGCGCGGCATAAACCGCGTCGTGTACGACATCTCGTCCAAACCGCCGGCCACGATTGAGTGGGAATAA
- the guaB gene encoding IMP dehydrogenase — MLGDRIQEGLTFDDILIVPAASDFLPREADISTGLTRKIRLNIPLLSAAMDTVTESATAIAMAQEGGIGIIHKNWAPEVQAAEVRRVKKFESGMVAEPITVSPDRTLSQLKELSRQHNISGFPVTEEGKLVGMVTGRDFRFEEEPTRLVADMMTPLERLVTARQGITLSDARDMLNEHRVEKLPIVDGDGRLMGLITTRDLKKAKLYPSAAKDALGRLRVGAAVGVGDAEADRARALVEAGVDVVVVDTAHGHSAGVVRMVGRLRAEFPGLEIVGGNIATADAARALAEAGASAVKVGVGPGSICTTRVVAGCGVPQVTAIANVAAYTRKAGVPLIADGGVKFSGDVVKALAAGASSVMIGSMFAGTDESPGEVVLYQGRSYKVYRGMGSIEAMKRGSRDRYFQGDVDDAGKLVPEGIEGRVPYRGRLRDVVHQMIGGLRSGMGYAGCRTIDDLSERTKFMRITPAGLRESHVHGVIITKEAPNYSQE; from the coding sequence ATGTTGGGCGACCGCATACAGGAAGGCCTCACCTTCGACGACATCCTGATCGTTCCCGCAGCCTCCGATTTCCTCCCCAGGGAAGCGGACATCTCCACAGGGCTCACCCGGAAGATCCGCCTCAATATACCGCTCCTGTCCGCCGCCATGGACACCGTGACCGAATCGGCCACCGCGATCGCCATGGCTCAGGAGGGGGGCATCGGGATCATCCACAAGAACTGGGCGCCCGAGGTCCAGGCCGCCGAGGTGCGCAGGGTCAAGAAGTTCGAGAGCGGCATGGTGGCGGAGCCGATAACGGTCTCGCCCGACAGGACCCTCAGCCAGCTCAAGGAGCTCTCCAGGCAGCACAACATCTCCGGATTCCCGGTGACTGAGGAGGGGAAGCTCGTCGGCATGGTGACCGGCCGCGACTTCAGGTTCGAGGAGGAGCCCACGCGGCTGGTCGCCGACATGATGACACCGCTTGAGAGGCTCGTCACCGCGCGGCAGGGGATCACGCTCTCCGACGCGCGCGACATGCTCAACGAGCACCGCGTCGAGAAGCTGCCCATCGTCGACGGCGACGGCAGGCTCATGGGACTCATCACCACGCGCGATCTGAAGAAGGCCAAGCTCTACCCGAGCGCGGCCAAGGACGCGCTCGGCAGGCTCAGGGTCGGCGCCGCGGTGGGGGTGGGCGATGCGGAGGCGGACCGCGCCCGCGCGCTGGTCGAGGCGGGCGTCGACGTCGTCGTCGTCGACACCGCGCACGGCCACTCGGCCGGGGTCGTCCGCATGGTGGGCAGGCTCAGGGCCGAGTTCCCCGGACTCGAGATCGTGGGCGGGAACATCGCCACCGCCGACGCTGCCAGGGCGCTGGCCGAGGCCGGGGCCTCAGCGGTGAAGGTCGGCGTGGGCCCGGGCTCGATCTGCACCACGCGCGTCGTGGCGGGCTGCGGGGTGCCGCAGGTCACCGCCATCGCGAACGTCGCCGCATACACGAGAAAGGCCGGCGTGCCCCTCATCGCGGACGGCGGGGTGAAGTTCTCGGGCGACGTGGTCAAGGCGCTGGCCGCGGGGGCGAGCAGCGTGATGATAGGCTCCATGTTCGCGGGCACCGACGAGTCGCCCGGCGAGGTGGTGCTCTACCAGGGGCGCAGCTACAAGGTCTACCGCGGCATGGGCTCCATCGAGGCCATGAAGAGGGGGAGCCGCGACCGCTACTTCCAGGGCGACGTCGACGACGCGGGCAAGCTCGTCCCCGAGGGCATCGAGGGCAGGGTCCCCTACCGCGGGAGGCTCCGTGACGTGGTCCACCAGATGATCGGGGGGCTGCGCTCCGGCATGGGCTACGCCGGCTGCCGGACCATCGACGACCTCTCCGAGAGGACGAAGTTCATGCGCATCACGCCCGCAGGGCTTCGGGAGTCGCACGTGCACGGCGTGATCATCACCAAGGAAGCCCCCAACTACTCGCAGGAATAA
- a CDS encoding OmpA family protein: MTPIRRIFLVAAAIMAVLVPHGVSRADSRHFNSMFFRPATGRNAYLMLYDTETLKTLQFDAGLYFDYAYSPLDVRIGTQPTQKVIDNMFAAHVLGAIGALDFLQFGVDLPIVMVNTLLDPYTAGATRQNFMDLGDLRLEAKARVLDACRKHIGLAFVPFITFPTGRSSHFVGEPGITGGLVVALDGRIHPRFGMTLNLGYQGGRKTTAANVELQHKFLVGLGAEGNFDHGVDAFAEINAEGDLSNLFGDVDTNPTEAMAGARWNIKQTGVSLHAGFGTCLVCGVKGARFRSVVGAKYRLMTPKYKGREMLVGPLCSPAYAGFSKGRLYALAKECPPNPEDWKEGVHDDACPKYYELKELATLVLRCPAKAEDFDSRYHDQACPKVFDLTELYSPEEVRNIVALGLAEMSLVCPDDPANFNAQIHDQACPKYYDFEETRELARLCPPADAFRTGVDDPACPKYYDLLDTYGAVDWSQVDELAGLERGRYGGIRGGEIETLTPVYFDFGLSNLRQDAVPGIMEVIRTINATPWITVVKVGGHADAIGTAAANERLSMARCRTVIEYMRSHGVRPGVDLVPVAYGSQRPAASNETEEGRRLNRRVVFTITSARYNGDMPEVVRAAGRPLPVYQAPGVTPEPVPAQPQPQPQPQPQPVPSQPFYQPVYQPVYTPPVAPPAPVPAPAPAPAPAALPSAGEIPAPVPSGPVITAPSAPDEGRTGDVAPAEPSRRWAP, translated from the coding sequence ATGACACCGATCCGCAGGATCTTTCTCGTCGCGGCAGCAATCATGGCGGTCCTCGTCCCGCACGGGGTCTCGCGCGCGGACAGCCGGCACTTCAACTCCATGTTCTTCCGGCCAGCGACCGGCCGCAACGCCTACCTCATGCTCTACGACACCGAGACGCTCAAGACCCTCCAGTTCGACGCGGGGCTCTACTTCGATTACGCCTACAGCCCGCTGGACGTGAGGATCGGCACCCAGCCCACGCAGAAGGTCATAGACAACATGTTCGCGGCCCACGTGCTCGGCGCGATCGGCGCGCTCGACTTTCTGCAGTTCGGCGTCGACCTCCCCATAGTAATGGTCAACACCCTGCTCGACCCCTACACCGCGGGCGCGACCAGGCAGAACTTCATGGACCTGGGCGACCTGAGGCTCGAGGCCAAGGCCAGGGTGCTCGACGCGTGCCGCAAGCACATCGGGCTCGCGTTCGTCCCGTTCATCACCTTCCCGACCGGCCGCTCGTCCCACTTCGTGGGCGAGCCGGGGATCACCGGCGGGCTCGTGGTCGCGCTCGACGGCAGGATCCACCCGAGGTTCGGGATGACCTTGAACCTCGGCTACCAGGGGGGCCGCAAGACCACGGCCGCGAACGTGGAGCTGCAGCACAAGTTCCTCGTGGGGCTGGGCGCGGAGGGCAACTTCGACCACGGCGTGGACGCCTTCGCCGAGATCAACGCCGAGGGGGACCTCTCCAACCTCTTCGGCGACGTGGACACCAACCCCACGGAGGCCATGGCGGGGGCGCGCTGGAACATAAAGCAGACCGGCGTGAGCCTGCACGCCGGCTTCGGCACCTGCCTCGTATGCGGGGTGAAGGGCGCGCGCTTCCGCTCGGTCGTTGGCGCGAAGTACAGGCTCATGACGCCCAAATACAAGGGCAGGGAGATGCTGGTGGGGCCGCTGTGCTCCCCCGCATACGCCGGGTTCTCGAAGGGCCGGCTCTACGCCCTGGCGAAGGAGTGCCCGCCGAACCCCGAGGACTGGAAAGAGGGGGTGCACGACGACGCGTGCCCCAAGTACTACGAGCTCAAGGAGCTGGCGACCCTGGTGCTGCGCTGCCCCGCCAAAGCCGAGGACTTCGATTCGCGCTACCACGACCAGGCCTGCCCCAAGGTGTTCGACCTCACGGAGCTCTACTCGCCCGAGGAGGTCCGCAACATAGTGGCGTTGGGACTGGCCGAGATGAGCCTCGTCTGCCCCGACGACCCGGCGAACTTCAACGCGCAGATACACGACCAGGCCTGCCCCAAGTACTACGACTTCGAGGAGACGAGGGAGCTCGCCCGCCTCTGCCCGCCCGCCGACGCCTTCCGCACCGGCGTGGACGACCCGGCGTGCCCCAAGTACTACGACCTCCTCGACACCTACGGCGCGGTCGACTGGTCGCAGGTCGACGAGCTGGCCGGGCTGGAGCGCGGGCGGTACGGCGGCATACGCGGGGGCGAGATCGAGACGCTCACGCCGGTCTACTTCGACTTCGGCCTCTCGAACCTCAGGCAGGACGCGGTCCCCGGCATCATGGAGGTCATACGCACGATCAACGCCACTCCGTGGATCACCGTGGTGAAGGTGGGCGGGCACGCGGACGCGATCGGCACCGCGGCGGCGAACGAGCGGCTGTCCATGGCGCGCTGCAGGACGGTGATCGAGTACATGCGCTCGCACGGGGTGCGGCCCGGCGTGGACCTCGTCCCCGTGGCATACGGCTCCCAGAGGCCCGCCGCGTCGAACGAGACCGAGGAGGGCAGACGGCTCAACCGCAGGGTGGTCTTCACGATCACGAGCGCGCGCTACAACGGCGACATGCCGGAGGTCGTGCGGGCTGCTGGCCGGCCGCTCCCTGTCTATCAGGCGCCCGGCGTGACGCCCGAGCCGGTCCCCGCTCAACCTCAACCTCAGCCTCAGCCTCAACCTCAACCCGTCCCTTCGCAGCCGTTCTACCAGCCGGTGTACCAGCCTGTTTACACCCCGCCCGTCGCCCCGCCGGCACCTGTGCCTGCGCCTGCTCCCGCTCCCGCTCCCGCCGCTTTGCCCTCCGCAGGGGAGATCCCCGCGCCCGTCCCTTCGGGCCCGGTCATCACCGCTCCCTCTGCGCCGGACGAGGGCAGGACCGGAGACGTGGCCCCCGCGGAGCCTTCCCGTCGCTGGGCGCCGTAG
- a CDS encoding PQQ-binding-like beta-propeller repeat protein: MRPALALAALALVAAVAMPSVARAYRQPPKRHFTSAESMRRNEALRRYGRRSEASRRWKVNRDRISSLKKSSFWNKRPYQFSTPLVADGKIFIGADAGRFYAFELPRAKKLWEHRTEGPIQSQAAYSAGSVFVGDAKGVFYCLGAGDGSLRWSAKLDTEIMAAPLAHDGRVYVSTMSGRLYALDQATGSEFWHTGPMDREFGFSVRRAAAPAHAGGLIYQGTATGDLRAVRDSDGSVAWVRRLGDLREMVYDVDSTPLLRGGMLYAASADGSLYAMDPASGAVEWMNEAGGASDVHAHGGTLYSTGRGSLYSLDPSTGMIRWQQDLEKPALSSPAAGPGYVAVVSTTDKIFVIEEETGDVAYERFIKKGSLGDPFVDGDMLYVLSNSGKLYSFKVERRQPKGKK; encoded by the coding sequence ATGAGGCCGGCCCTCGCGCTGGCCGCGCTTGCGCTCGTCGCGGCGGTCGCGATGCCGTCCGTCGCGCGCGCCTACCGCCAGCCCCCGAAGCGGCACTTCACGAGCGCGGAGTCGATGCGCAGGAACGAGGCGCTCAGGCGCTACGGCCGCCGGAGCGAAGCGTCCCGGCGCTGGAAGGTGAACAGGGACAGGATCTCGAGCCTCAAGAAGTCCTCCTTCTGGAACAAGAGGCCCTACCAGTTCTCCACCCCGCTCGTCGCGGACGGGAAGATCTTCATAGGGGCCGACGCGGGCAGGTTCTACGCCTTCGAGCTCCCCAGGGCGAAGAAGCTGTGGGAGCACAGGACCGAGGGGCCGATACAGTCGCAGGCCGCATACTCCGCGGGCAGCGTCTTCGTGGGCGACGCGAAGGGGGTGTTCTACTGCCTGGGCGCGGGGGACGGCTCCCTGCGATGGAGCGCGAAGCTCGACACCGAGATCATGGCGGCGCCGCTGGCGCACGACGGCAGGGTCTATGTCTCCACCATGTCCGGCAGGCTCTACGCGCTCGACCAGGCGACCGGCTCCGAATTCTGGCACACGGGCCCCATGGACCGCGAGTTCGGCTTCTCGGTCCGCAGGGCGGCCGCGCCTGCGCACGCGGGAGGGCTCATATACCAGGGGACCGCGACCGGCGACCTGAGGGCGGTGCGCGACTCCGACGGATCGGTCGCGTGGGTGAGAAGGCTCGGCGACTTGAGGGAGATGGTCTACGACGTGGACAGCACGCCGCTCCTCCGGGGCGGGATGCTCTACGCCGCCTCTGCGGACGGCTCGCTCTACGCGATGGACCCGGCAAGCGGCGCGGTCGAGTGGATGAACGAGGCGGGCGGCGCGAGCGACGTGCATGCGCACGGGGGGACCCTCTACAGCACCGGCCGCGGCAGCCTCTACTCGCTCGACCCCTCCACCGGGATGATCCGGTGGCAGCAGGACCTGGAGAAGCCGGCGCTCTCCTCTCCGGCCGCCGGCCCCGGCTACGTCGCCGTGGTCTCGACCACCGACAAGATATTCGTGATCGAGGAGGAGACGGGCGACGTGGCGTACGAGCGCTTCATCAAGAAGGGGAGCCTGGGTGACCCGTTCGTGGACGGGGACATGCTCTACGTGCTTTCGAACTCCGGCAAGCTCTACTCCTTCAAGGTGGAGCGGAGGCAGCCGAAGGGGAAAAAGTAG